The window TAgttaaaatattcaaaaaaattgatataaaatGAATATGGTAATATAGATATGGTATGCCACTACTAATGAtgttatatattaatattattatatcatATGGTGTCATTAGTGCATTAAAATGTCTCAACCGGACTGAATGAATCCCATGTGGTGTAAGGCTTCATGATTTAATTTCAAAGTTATTTTATTCTCTCTCCCAATAAAATGATTTTTAGGATATCTTTTTTGGTTTAGTTTCCCTCTCAATTATTCACACtcataatattaaataaaacaataacaaaaaggaaaattaattgTATGTGACTTCACTACCGACAATTCCTTGCAAACCGGAGCGACGTGTCGGACGACGGTTGggaattcaatttttttcttttttttcttttaatttattttatttacttacTTTCTAGTTAATTTCAAGATTTGGAACCTTTCCATAAAAGAAATtactcctttttctttttttatatttattttggtaagtttcaacaaaggaaaaaaatctACTGATCGACAttttcttatgtttatgtttgtAAATATTATTACTGATTCTAAAATGAAGAGACTAAaatgttaataattaatttattttcctatttttttcaGTTAATTTGAAGAATCTGAAGGTTCgataaaaagggaaaaaaaagaaaatatatatatttttaaacttgGAGGAAAAGGACTAGTGCCACGTGGAAGGGGTGATATGGCGTTTCTCTAAATATTATAGACGTTAGAATTACggcaaaaaaaaaaggattctGGGTAAGAGGGAACGAAACGGTGACGTGTTGCGGGTTTAATATTTTAGAAGTCGCCgctcttttttctctctctttgtaACTTTCTATACAGCTTTAGATTTCGTTTCCTTTACTTAGAAACCATAGCCAAAGGGCTTCATTCCTACgtttttcttcctcttcttcttcctcttcttcttcttcttcttcttcttcttcttcccttttctctGCATTTCATCTCTTTCCAGATCACTACAAACCGTAAGTCTTAGTTTTCGAATCGATTACATATTTCTACCTTTGCGTTTTCaccacttcttcttcttttttctttttattattattattattattctgatggtgatgattatgattatgatgTTTATTGTTTGGTTGAGATTGTTGATTTTTTTCGTGTGGATTTGTTTATTTGAGTTGTTTGTGAGATTGAATGTGGATTCGATTTTGTGTTTTGGTCGACGAGGAAGGCGGGGAAATGAATGTAAAGGAAGGTTGGAATCTATTGGTTTTGATAATTGGATTAGAAGAAATGGTGTTTCTGTGATGGAGTGTGTatttggattttattttttaatcttcTGAAGActagtgtgtgtgtgtgtaatgGTGGAAAATTTGGGAGTCAAACACCATGTTTTATTTGTATAATTCTTTGAAATTTCTAGGTAATTGTTAGGGTTGGGATGATAGATTGACTGATTAGACTTTAATTTACCAAAATGTTTCTGTGGTGTTCAGTTTGTGGCTATTTCTTATCTCGTTGAGGTTGAAATATTAGAGTAACGGATCTTTATGGTTTTTGATGCAGTGAAATTGAGGAGTCGATGTACATATGATGAGTTTTCTCAAGGCTGGTGGATTCAATGCCGGAGAGAATCAAGGATTGGACAGTATTTTCGAAAGTAGAGATCGAAGAGGATGGCCGGGTAATTCTTTCTGAAGATGAGGAACATGGGAACAGTCAGTTCACGGATGCAACGATACTGATATTTATTGAATCATTAAAACTTTAACTTCTAATAATAAGTTCGTGCCTATTTATGTGTTTTCAGTGACGGGTTGAAAGATTAAATTAATAGTGTGTTGAAAAATGGCTATTGCCGGTCTACATAATGTTTCTGTTCTTGATTCTTCATTTCTTAGAGAGTCTCAGTCTCAAGCATCAAGGCAGTTAGGGAATGAAAGTAGTGTAAGCACCCGGGCATCCTCTCTTCGACGAATATGGAGAGGACTTGAGGATGAGCAAGTGGTGAGAAGCACGCAGGAGAGCATTAGTGAAAGATCTACTGATCTCTCAAGAACTGAAGCAGCGGAAGGTCGAAGTACTGTACAGGGTGATGATTCAGAGAACATGGGGATGAATATTAGTGAGAATGATATTGACACTTGGTCTGACGTACAGACTGTTTCACAAAATGATGATGAGGAGTCTGGTGAATTTGGGGTTGTTGAGAGGGAGAGGGTTAGGCAAATTTTTAGAGAATGGATGAATAGTGGTGTGGGGGAACAAACACCTAACGTTTCCCAAATGAATAATGGCTCAAGGGCAgagtggcttggtgaaacagaGCAGGAGAGGGTGCGAATGATAAGGGAGTGGGTGCAAAAGAATAGCCAGCAGAGAGGCACTCATGGTGTAAATGGGGAAGTCCAAACTGCTGAGATTGGTGCTCAGGTTGCACAAAGGTCGGATGGATTAGTTGGAAGCCAGAATGAAGGCCGGATCCAGCATGCTCGGAGGGGTATTCGCAGGTTATGTGGCAGACAAGCTCTCCTTGATATGGTCAAGAAGGCTGAGAGAGAAAGACAAAGGGAAATTCAAGTATTGTCAGAGCAACAAGCTGTATCAGGCTTTGCTCATCGCAACCGCATTCAGGTTAGACAAGTTCTcttccttcttttccttttcactATTCCAATTAGTTTTTCGTCCTTTGCATGCATTGGATAATTTTGTTCTTCCCTTGCTTGTTGAAGGTGACAAAACACCATTTTTTTATGCCGTACATAGTCTAAAATTTTTCTACTAACATGTTTATTagagttgattttttttttttcctgttgtTTCTTTGAGTGCCCATAAGTATCAACACTGACTATTCAATCATGGGATATTACTTTGCAGTCACTACTCAAAAGTAGATTTTTGCGAAACAGTAGATTGACCGTGAATGCAAGATCTGTATCTGTTGCAGAATCTGAGTTAGGCCTTTTAAGGCGAAGGCATACGGTCTCTGGCTTGAGGTACTTCTGACACTTTATGCCTTGTTATTGGGACTCATGATGATTATTTTTCTACTTTAAATTACCGAAGATCTGTAGTATTATTTTTGGACATTGTACTTGTACCCTTCAGGGAACTTTTTGCTACCTTGCAACAGAGGAACACCCAAACCATTTAATTTAGTGTTGGTGGTGTTAAAGTTTCCTAGAATGATTTTCTTAATCTCTTAACTGGATTACAGATTTTTCTCATTCTAAAGTTGGTATTATACATTCCCCAGTCTCTTTCCTGAACAGCTCGACTGAAGATCTTACCCTGCTAAATCCTATTTTTCCAATACTTTATGGTTGGGTATGTAAGAGAAACTTTGAGAACGAAAATCTAGTGTCAACTTACTGCCAAGTAAATTGCTATCAGTATTATCTGTCATCAATGCCACTCCAATCATCATTGCTATGTAAGATGAAATTATTTAATGTCTAGCGACTTTCTTAACGTTTACTACAGTCTTAGGAGGTTAGTTTACGTATAACCAAGTCATGAAAAtagtgctcaatttcatatgagATCGTATATTCCCACTCCAGAAGTTACAAGGTTCACTACCTAGAGCTTGTCTTTGTTATGTTTCTAAACTCTTTTTCTGCATTAGTGTTAACACTGATGGACATTGCTTGTTTTCCTCATTGGCATTGCCGCATTGACTTCATTACAAGTCAGGAAACTCAAATCTAAGCACTGGGCATTGGGGATTAAGCGTTATTATATTCAACCAGAAATCTTAGGTCCAAAGTTCTCTACCTGCTTAGAAGACTAACATTTGATTACTGCTGCTGAATGTTGTGAAGTTGAGTAACAGTTAGCTATTCTGAATATTACGAAAAGTCAactaagcaaaaaaaaaaaaactaattcaCTCTATTCAGAACAAATTCATGTTGTGTTTCCTTCAGTGTCAACCTTGAATTTTTCCTGATTGTTTTTCAGTTAAGTTCACTGGCAACCTGACCTTTTTGTTTATTGTTCTATAATGTTGGAAAACCTGTTCAGCTTTTACAATAGCAATGATATTGTGACTTTCTTTGAAGTAGGGAAGGATTCTTCTCCAGATTGGACAGTTCTGTCCAAAGTCAAGCTAGTAGCCGGCATTCCGACACCACCTCTAACAGTGATGATGGCGATTCTCTAACTGACCTGAATCGTACTGGGAGTTTTGAGGTCCTAGATGATCTTCGTGAACATTCTGGGATCATTAACGTGGAAAGTCACGAAGGCTCTCACAGCACTGGTCTATCTGAAGTTAGGCCTGATCTAGAAGAAAGTACCTCTGAAGCTAGGAAAGAACCTGTTCCTGTGGTAGAAAGTTCTGAAGAACAGGTTGCTGAGAGTGGTTTAGCCAGCCAAACAGCAGATATCAACTCTACGGAGATGAGAGATGATTCAGGTCAAGGTATGAGAAGCATTTTACAAGAAACTGCCTCAAATCTTTTATACCGTGAAATTCCACAAATCGATGGTGAGGATCATACTAGTGTACTGGATACTGAACCTTCCATTCAACAAGACAATACTCGTGATGAAAATGTTCATGATGGATCAGTATTAGATCATTCGGAAAGATCTCAAGACAATGACCTCGAAAGTGTAGATCCACATGAATCTAATACTCGTGATGAGCCGAATGAAGACCTAGGTACAGTAGTTGAGCCAAATGATCGGCAAGCATCTGGTTTTCAACATGATGAATGGGAAAATAGCATTGAAGAAGATATAAACGAAACTCATTTGGAAAGTATTGCTACTAATTGGTCCGAAGAATTCTTGAGTACGACATATAGAGGAGATATTCATCTGCAAAATGCCCCTGAAGCATCCCATGAAAATGCTATCTTTGTGGAGGATGTGCCGAATTGGTTTGAAGGCCTTCCCAATCGAGAAGCTACATCAAGCCGAAGGTTGGAGACCTTTTATTTTCCTGAAGATGATAATGCGCATAATGGGGAAATCAGAGAACTTTTAAGCAggtattataaaatttattcaCCGACAACATGTCTGTGCTGTATTCAGACCTTTCTAAATGATGAATTTACATGTGACCTGTTTATTAATTATGCAGGAGAAGTGTTTCTACTCTTCTTAGCAGTGGTTTCCGAGAAAGTCTTGACCAGTTAATACAATCTTACGTAGAGAGGCAAGGTCATGGTACCGGTAACAGGGATATGGACGAGATGATGCCTCCTTATACATCTGCTGAGCAAGAGCAAGAGCATGATAGGCAGAGTGAAGGTCAAGCGGGTTCTGTTGAGAGTCATTCACTTGCTTTGCCTCTGCCTCTGCCACCTACATTGCCCTCTCGGCAACTTTGGGATAACGAGTTGAGCAATGGTAGTTGGTCACGACGAGATTTCCGTCAGCAATTTGGAGCTGTATGTCTCATCATTTTTCTCTTGTCTTTTTAGGTGAAGTCAGTAGGATGCAaaggaaattttaaaaaaaaaaaaagagtaaaaatgCAAATGTCAATGCTAAACCATTTATGAATAGTGATTCTTTAAGTCTATTTAGAAATTAGAATCAGTGCGATTGACTTTTTAACTTAATCGCTGTtatcattttttcttcttctttaacttATCTCTTTGCTGGATTTTCAGGATTGGGAAATCATTAACGATTTGAGGATTGACATGTCGAGGCTGCAACAGAGGATGAGCAACCTACAGAGAATGTTGGAGACATGCATGGATATGCAACTCGAGCTGCAGCGCTCAATAAAGCAAGAAGTTTCTTCTGCATTAAACCGAGCAGCTGGTTCAGAAGGTTTGTTTTCATTCTTAATGCAGCTGAATTCTTTAGTTTATATCATTTAGGCTTGGTCAATTAATGGCCTATGTGGACCCCACCctaccaaaaaagaaaaaaggaaaaagaaatagtaCTTCATTCGTAACCTCCGCATACATGTGTTTGGGCCCTGAGCAGCTCACCCTATATTTCGGGCTCTAATTATAATAGATAGTAAAATGATATGGTACACTTTTCAATGTCATCGACTGAT is drawn from Cucumis melo cultivar AY chromosome 11, USDA_Cmelo_AY_1.0, whole genome shotgun sequence and contains these coding sequences:
- the LOC103503044 gene encoding uncharacterized protein LOC103503044 isoform X1 translates to MAIAGLHNVSVLDSSFLRESQSQASRQLGNESSVSTRASSLRRIWRGLEDEQVVRSTQESISERSTDLSRTEAAEGRSTVQGDDSENMGMNISENDIDTWSDVQTVSQNDDEESGEFGVVERERVRQIFREWMNSGVGEQTPNVSQMNNGSRAEWLGETEQERVRMIREWVQKNSQQRGTHGVNGEVQTAEIGAQVAQRSDGLVGSQNEGRIQHARRGIRRLCGRQALLDMVKKAERERQREIQVLSEQQAVSGFAHRNRIQSLLKSRFLRNSRLTVNARSVSVAESELGLLRRRHTVSGLSREGFFSRLDSSVQSQASSRHSDTTSNSDDGDSLTDLNRTGSFEVLDDLREHSGIINVESHEGSHSTGLSEVRPDLEESTSEARKEPVPVVESSEEQVAESGLASQTADINSTEMRDDSGQGMRSILQETASNLLYREIPQIDGEDHTSVLDTEPSIQQDNTRDENVHDGSVLDHSERSQDNDLESVDPHESNTRDEPNEDLGTVVEPNDRQASGFQHDEWENSIEEDINETHLESIATNWSEEFLSTTYRGDIHLQNAPEASHENAIFVEDVPNWFEGLPNREATSSRRLETFYFPEDDNAHNGEIRELLSRRSVSTLLSSGFRESLDQLIQSYVERQGHGTGNRDMDEMMPPYTSAEQEQEHDRQSEGQAGSVESHSLALPLPLPPTLPSRQLWDNELSNGSWSRRDFRQQFGADWEIINDLRIDMSRLQQRMSNLQRMLETCMDMQLELQRSIKQEVSSALNRAAGSEEMFEDSLPDDEPKWDRVRKGICCICCDNHIDALLYRCGHMCTCSKCANELVDARGKCPMCHAPILEVIRAYSL
- the LOC103503044 gene encoding uncharacterized protein LOC103503044 isoform X2 — protein: MAIAGLHNVSVLDSSFLRESQSQASRQLGNESSVSTRASSLRRIWRGLEDEQVVRSTQESISERSTDLSRTEAAEGRSTVQGDDSENMGMNISENDIDTWSDVQTVSQNDDEESGEFGVVERERVRQIFREWMNSGVGEQTPNVSQMNNGSRAEWLGETEQERVRMIREWVQKNSQQRGTHGVNGEVQTAEIGAQVAQRSDGLVGSQNEGRIQHARRGIRRLCGRQALLDMVKKAERERQREIQVLSEQQAVSGFAHRNRIQSLLKSRFLRNSRLTVNARSVSVAESELGLLRRRHTVSGLREGFFSRLDSSVQSQASSRHSDTTSNSDDGDSLTDLNRTGSFEVLDDLREHSGIINVESHEGSHSTGLSEVRPDLEESTSEARKEPVPVVESSEEQVAESGLASQTADINSTEMRDDSGQGMRSILQETASNLLYREIPQIDGEDHTSVLDTEPSIQQDNTRDENVHDGSVLDHSERSQDNDLESVDPHESNTRDEPNEDLGTVVEPNDRQASGFQHDEWENSIEEDINETHLESIATNWSEEFLSTTYRGDIHLQNAPEASHENAIFVEDVPNWFEGLPNREATSSRRLETFYFPEDDNAHNGEIRELLSRRSVSTLLSSGFRESLDQLIQSYVERQGHGTGNRDMDEMMPPYTSAEQEQEHDRQSEGQAGSVESHSLALPLPLPPTLPSRQLWDNELSNGSWSRRDFRQQFGADWEIINDLRIDMSRLQQRMSNLQRMLETCMDMQLELQRSIKQEVSSALNRAAGSEEMFEDSLPDDEPKWDRVRKGICCICCDNHIDALLYRCGHMCTCSKCANELVDARGKCPMCHAPILEVIRAYSL